In the Ictidomys tridecemlineatus isolate mIctTri1 chromosome 10, mIctTri1.hap1, whole genome shotgun sequence genome, CCTGTGGAGGTGCAGCCAGTGACTGGCCACATCCAAGCTCATGCTGAGCTGGAAGAGAAGGGTAGCTCGAGGGTACAGCAGGGCCAAGTTGACCAACAGACACATGGTAGAGCAGCGGTCGGTAAGCATATCCAACATGGCCCCAAACCGGGTTCCTGAAAAATGGGGACTGTTAGGTAGGAAGGGAGCAGTGAACCCATGCTAGGTGCTCATATCTGGTATATTACTCTGAAGCAGAGTCTAAAAGGGTGGAAAATATCTACTGCCTAGGGAGAAAAACTGCTGCTAGCGGTGGGGTGTGAGACAAGTGTGCAAAGGTCACCATGGCATGAAATGAGAAATGAGCTGGAAGAAAACAGTgttggggggaggggaagctATATCTTTAACTCATCAGCCCTAGAACCCAGGCTCCAGGGCAAAACAGGAGTTTAAGGTGGGTCTTAGGGTGGGTCTGGAGAGCAGATTAATTACCCTCCAGAAGCTACACCCTTCTCTCCCCATCCCCCATCTCAAATTGAACTCCCTATTGCAtgtgcccagcacacagtaggcccccagtaaacatttgttgaatggaaATTTATTCAGGGAGATCTCTAGCAGTACCAGAGCCAAGTCCAGGCTTGCCCTTTATCCAACCCTCATAGCAGGGAATTCTCAAGAGCTAGCTTAAGTCCCTTCTGCTATGAAACCAGGCCGTTCTGTTCTGCTTTCTAGAGAGAAAGGAATGACAGAGCCCTCGGTGAGGTCCTAGGAGACAGGGAAAGGGGACAAGGCTGGCAGGTAGCGGGTGCCTCTCACCTTGATTGAGGGCCCGAGCAGCATGTCCATCAAAAGCGTCCAGAAGTCCGCTGAGCAGATAGAAGGAGGAGGCCGTGAAGGGGCAGCAGGGCATGAAGTAGAAAGCAATGATGGCGAAGACAATCCGGGCATAACCTTGGAAAGGGAAGTGGGTGAACAGCGAGGGATCAGGGAGCCTGTCCGAGGCCCCTCGCCCTCCCGTTCTTCCCGGGGCCGCAGGCAGCACTCACCGATAAGGTTAGGCACGAAAAGGAAGATATTTTCGCTTGGCATCTCGGCGTTCCACTTGCCGCCCCGGACCAGCTCCGGAGGTGCCAACGCTGTCCCAGCCCCACCCGCGCGGCCTCACCCTCCGGCCCGGCACATCGGCCGCCTCTCCTGCGCCCTGGACCCCGCTGCCTGCGCCCGGCCCCAGATGTTAAAGCTCGCAACCGGCGGGAGCATGGGCCAACCAGATGTGCTCTGGGCGCAGGGGGCGCGAGCAACCCGCCCTTCCGATGGGCAGAGCCTCGCCTCCGCCCACCCCGTAGGCGCAGCCGACCCAGAAGAGATCCCGGCTGCTCCAGCTGTGCTCGGCTTCCGGAAACCTACTCTTCTGCGCTCGTCCTTGCAAAATTGGAGatcagagaaaggaggaagaagctttaaaaaatggCTGCGGCCCCTTTAAGACCTGCccgtttccttttccttttcctctctccgCCCCTTTGCATCGGATCGTACCAAAGcacagagggagaagagggagcaAAGAACCATCGGCGCCGAGCCAAAGGAGGAACTGAAGAAGAAAAGGGCAAAAGAAAGGCAGCCTAAATgagtatctctttttttcttttttacgaAGGATATGACTTCCTGACGGCAAAGATAAAGGGTTAAGATTCCGCCCTCCTGAGTCTTCGCCTCCCCTGGAAACAAGGCTAGTTGGTACAGTCCACATTCTCCTTCCCCGCCCCCTAACGCCCTGGCCTCATTTGCTCTCGCCGGCTCCTGGAGGGGAGAGGCTAGAGAGGCTTCAGAGCGGCCCAGGACTGGCTTGCTTCTGGCTTCTAGGGACACCCTAGTGGTGGGAGGATCGGGCCCACCCTACGTTATCCTCCCAAACTTAAGCCTCTAGCGCTGGGGTCACCCCCTCCAGTGAGGGACCTGGAGGACGCTGGAGGGGAGGTCGAGGAACGAACTTTGCATGCTAAGAAAATGTCCTCATCTTTGGTTCTAGAATCTCTAATCTCCTAGCAACGGGGCTGTAGAATCTTCACAAACATTAAGGTTTTTATAGCAACGGGTAGCGGCGCCTCCCGGGCTCCCCCTCTTTCCATTTTCCCCTTCccatctcctccccttcccccttgATCCATAATAGGGGCCCCCTTAGACCGCTCCGTCTCCCCCTCCTGCCGAGTACCCCAAGATTTCAACCTATCTGCCAGGTCTGGGGCGGCGAGTAGGCTGCCTTGGCTTGGGAAGGGCCTTGGGAggaaagatggaggaagaggCTTACTGGGCTTGTGGTTTT is a window encoding:
- the Cdipt gene encoding CDP-diacylglycerol--inositol 3-phosphatidyltransferase, which codes for MPSENIFLFVPNLIGYARIVFAIIAFYFMPCCPFTASSFYLLSGLLDAFDGHAARALNQGTRFGAMLDMLTDRCSTMCLLVNLALLYPRATLLFQLSMSLDVASHWLHLHSSVVRGSESHKMIDLSGNPVLRIYYTSRPALFTLCAGNELFYCLLYLFNFSEGPLVGSVGLFRMGLWVTAPIALLKSLISVIHLITAARNMAALDAADRAKKK